From the genome of Lasioglossum baleicum chromosome 13, iyLasBale1, whole genome shotgun sequence, one region includes:
- the LOC143214836 gene encoding aminomethyltransferase, mitochondrial, with protein MFRFGAQGRSVCLDCFERCLENLAGSGRAFCGLAISRTSNWKPDSSRCLIDSVERFGARCLSTTEKPTPEPRKTCLYDLHVENRGKIVNFSGWLLPVQYQEAIAASHQHTRTFASLFDVGHMMQTKVSGNSATDFLESLTTSDLKNLKKGCAVLTVFTNANGGILDDLIITKDDDDKYFVVSNAGRRDEDSLLLSQKQEEFKSQGKSVNLEVLDPLKQGLVALQGPTSAAVLQQYVNIDLKELRFMNSVETDVFGSRVRISRCGYTGEDGFEISVPAKVANSLVQRIVETSDTKLAGLGARDSLRLDAGLCLYGHDIDEETTPVEAGLTWLIAKRRRAEENFPGAQRILSQIKSGIRKKRIGLMLGQGPPAREGAAILTPEGERVGKVTSGGPSPTLGRPIAMGYIPPELAHYGGGVLVEVRGKTYKATVTKMPFVKANYYNTAK; from the exons ATGTTCCGTTTCGGTGCACAAGGGAGATCGGTTTGCCTGGACTGTTTCGAGAGATGCCTCGAGAACCTGGCCGGAAGTGGCCGGGCATTCTGCGGACTGGCGATTAGCCGAACGAGCAACTGGAAGCCTGACTCCTCGAGGTGTTTGATCGATTCCGTCGAGCGTTTCGGCGCTCGTTGTTTGTCGACGACGGAGAAGCCGACGCCAGAGCCAAGGAAGACCTGCTTGTACGACTTGCACGTGGAAAACCGTG GCAAAATAGTCAACTTTTCGGGATGGCTGCTGCCTGTGCAATATCAAGAGGCGATAGCAGCGTCCCATCAGCATACAAGGACGTTTGCGTCATTGTTCGACGTGGGCCACATGATGCAGACCAAAGTCTCTGGGAATAGTGCTACCGATTTTTTGGAATCTTTGACTACCAGCGATCTGAAGAACTTGAAGAAGGGTTGCGCGGTGCTCACCGTGTTTACTAACGCTAATGGAGGCATTTTGGATGACCTGATTATTACGAAGGACGACGACGATAAGTACTTCGTCGTGTCCAATGCTGGAAGGAGGGACGAGGATTCGTTATTACTGAGCCAGAAGCAG GAAGAATTCAAATCTCAAGGGAAATCAGTGAACCTGGAAGTCCTAGACCCCCTGAAACAAGGTCTGGTAGCCTTGCAGGGCCCAACATCAGCGGCCGTTCTCCAACAATACGTGAATATCGATCTGAAAGAGCTGAGATTCATGAACAGTGTGGAAACCGATGTGTTTGGAAGTCGAGTTAGAATATCTCGTTGTGGATATACAGGAGAAGATGGTTTTGAGATATCTGTGCCGGCGAAGGTCGCGAACAGTTTGGTCCAGAGGATTGTGGAGACGTCTGATACAAAATTGGCTGGTCTAGGAGCTAGGGATAGCCTGAG GCTTGACGCTGGTCTTTGCTTGTACGGGCACGATATTGACGAGGAAACTACCCCTGTTGAAGCTGGGCTTACTTGGCTAATAG CCAAAAGGAGAAGGGCAGAAGAAAATTTCCCCGGTGCCCAAAGGATACTATCACAGATCAAATCAGGAATCAGGAAGAAACGAATTGGTCTGATGTTGGGCCAAGGTCCACCGGCCAGGGAAGGGGCGGCCATATTGACACCGGAAGGGGAACGCGTTGGGAAAGTGACTTCCGGTGGACCGAGTCCAACCCTTGGACGACCCATTGCTATGGGTTATATACCCCCAGAATTAGCTCACTATGGCGGAGGAGTCTTAGTCGAAGTTCGGGGGAAAACGTACAAAGCTACTGTGACGAAGATGCCTTTCGTCAAGGCGAACTATTATAACACAGCTAAATAA